The window cacacccatcaaaaaaatatataaaaaggtatACCTGTGTGCAGAATTGTGATAAAAAGTGCTAAAAAATTTCCATCTATATCATAATGGTAGCAATTAAAACTACTgatcacgacacaaaaaatgTCTCTCATACATCCCAATAGACAAGAAAATCTATAATTTTATATTTACCCCTTAAGCTGATCCTATATCTATAAGacaattatatgggcactataatgtctccgctgtctcgtggacacagcttcacatcaagtttataccgaatctcaaggaaagacacgctggtttgcttaactgatgtaatctttactgagatataatgaaagtggtaaaactgtaaaacaaacatatgaaagacaaatataagcatggctattcaagtgccttacattatgcatagctaatacatagatagggtctaacatgtgctcacttactacacactgaaaacacattatctatctacaaatgccgagcatctctctacacaggctaactaacaattccttactcacaggctttggtatttatcagatttgcaggctgtattagctttaagaagtcctaaggatctggtcactgtggtggctggagctggaatgaatgagacatgccggagctagccctatgctttagagagaaggcccgcctctaggcttcaagaaaatggagggtcttaaaggaacagaccctgctgagtgccaagcatctaaattacattgcgaaggcagcacactccccacctggcatactttttgttatgccactaacccttggacaggagtaaaactacttcagaaattggccttgcatacactttgggaatgccctgtctaacaatcctaacttcaacctttctaactctagcatcactactaggatcagtcctcacaatgagtccaataggcCACTCGTTCCTGTGGGCCTGAGAGTCTTTCAGTAAGACAATGTCTCCAACTTGTAAATTGGGTTTGTCATCTTGCCATTTCTTGCGTGGCTGGAATATTATCAGGTATTCCTGTCTCCACCTCTTCCAGAAAATGTCCGCAAGACTTTGAACTTGTTTCCATTGCTTGGTGTACAAGTCTTTGAGTGAATTGTGTTGAGAAATCTCTTCCTTTTTCAGAAGgccttggatttcttctttaaagacttCCTGTTGGACGCATCTGATGATCGTGACCTTGGCTTGTTCAAGGTGGTCATTGCTATGCTGATCAGTATTGGTAGCTCTGCAGGAGGATCTGGCTAGACAGATAAGTTTTCCGATTGCACGGGTCAGCGACTTCCAGCTGGAAAACCTTTCAAATCTATGAGCGCCCAGACTGTCTCTTGTAACTATAGTCCTACAAACTGTCACTTGAGGTCTTACctctttgtcttgatctggttctatgagctgaaaggtctctacctgagtattttctttggtttctggTTTACGAAGAAAATATGGACCTACAAACCAGTTAGTTTGCTTGAGTGCAGTGGCTGGCACCAATCTTGTCCCATGATCAGCTGGGTTCTTGTCTGTGCAGATGTGatgccactgttctggacttgtagactttctgatacgtgtcactctgttggccacgtatgtataaaatcttcttgaagcattgtgaatatatcctaacacaatcttgctgtctgtataaaagttaattgcatggatctcgatgtccagttctgttgtaatcatgtctgccatctctacagctaagacagcagcacaaagttctagacgtgggacagtgtgagccggtctgggagccagcttagattttcccatgaggaacccgacatggctttgtccctcagtgtctattaccctaaggtaggcgacagatgcgatagccatagtggaggcgtcagagaatatgcatatttctcttctctttgtagcagacaaggaaacagatatgtatggtctagggatgttgagttgttcaagctctaacaatgagtctttccacaacttccactgcatttccttctcttcaggtaCAGGTATGTCCCCATCACTTTGTTCTTGCTCAGTAGTTATCTGTCTCCAAAGAGCTTTACCTTGCATGATGATGGGTGCTACGAACCCCAGGGGGTCGTAAAGACTGTTGACTGTAGATAGGACACCTCTTTTtgtgaatggcttctcttctctggagaccctgaaggtgaaactgtcagtcttcaggtcccaactaatcccaagacttctttgcaagggtggtgattctgttcctagatccaagtctttgaggtctttagcacggtcttccattggaaatgcttccatgactctgttgctgttggaagctaccttgttcagtcttatgttggattctgccaacatttctcttgtacttttcaggacgttgatagcttcttcgttgctggagaaagaagcaagtccatcatctacgtagaagttcttcatgacgaactgtgtggcttcttgaccatgtctttcaccttgttgtgctgctcgtctcaggttgtagatagctacagctggagaagggctgtttccaaacacatgtaccttcatcctgtactctgtgatttctttgttaaagtcattgtctgcataccacaggaaccttaagtagtctctgtgatcttcacgaacaaggaaacagtagaacatctgttgtacgtctgctgtcactgctacgagttcttttctgaacctgatgagtactccaaggagtgtattgttcaggtcaggtccgctgagaaggacatcatttagtgagaggcctttgtgcttcgcactagagtcaaatactacccgtatctggcctggtttctgaggatggtgcaccccaaatattggtaagtaccagtgttcttggttctcttgtagtggtggtgccctttcagcttgatcgttatcaaagatcttctgcatgaaggcttggaagtgtttcttcatatttggctttctttgtagcatgtgctgtaacgaggtgaagcgtttctctgcttgtactttgttgtcaggaaggcgatggcgtggtgaccggaagggtagaggggctacccagctgcctgatttgtctctgaagacttctctgtccatgatctcaaggaagagagtatcttccaccgagggtgctagcttgtcgtcatctcgtgttctttcaaacaccttacAGCCCAGTTCATCTGTATCTCCAGTTGAGGCTAAGTCTTCCATGCACCTCTGGATACTCGGATGATGTGTTGGGTTTACAAGTCTCTCTTTAATGTGTAGACTGTTGGTACATGGGCAAAGACAAGATGAACGACCATTCTGTAACAGATGTGTTCTGTAGACATTTACCTTTTCTGGTTTGTGGAGTCCGTCTAGACATACTTCTCCAATGATGATCCATCCGAGATCAAGGCGTTGTGCAAATGGTGCATTGTGTggcccattgtactgttctctgactttgtgcactttgaggatatctctcccaagtagaaggatgattgcagcatctggatctagtgctggtatctggtctgctattcgcaccagatgggggtgatgacgagcaacttcaggtgtggggatctctgacctgtcgtctggtatctcatcacattctatgagggtaggaagagtcacctttgtctttccatctaatgactcaatgatgtagttgtttgctcttctccctgttgtctctacaactccagaacaagtcttcagggtgtatggagttggacttcctttgtcaccgaagaggtcaaagaactctgtttttgccagagatctgttactctgttcatccaagactgtgtacatcttgattgctttttctctgaagcctgcaggatacaccttgactaagcatatcttggaacatgatctgggtcggccctgctctgtacagatctcagtacactttgaggttactgctggcattgtactctcgccttgctccccaccatgatcttcttgagttgctggaacttcttgtttccatggtggtggtcctgggtgcagtgctgacaggtgtttgtcactgttgcactctgtgcattttattgtttttgtacagtcttttgcaagatgctgaattgaagcgcaacatctgaaacaaatgtgattgtctttaaggtaagctttgcgctcttctaatgtcttacttctgaaactgcgacattttcttagtggatgaggcttgttgtggatgagacatattttgtctggctcctcaactttcttacttgcgctgtcttcctgattgactgcagactcaggcgagacttctgtcttccgtacagaaactgttgctctgcgttctttgtaaggcgttggatgtttttgctctacctttggggagcttgcagttctcttgttcaggaaagcaaagcttggatcattgcatgtttcagcttggtctacgatgaattcagcaaggaaggcaaatgatggaaatgcgactcgatgttctttcttgtatcttgatgcttgagtgacccacctttcctgcaagttgaaaggaagtttctcgattatgggatcaactccacatgctgtatctaagtatgagagacctggcagatatccactagacttagcggcttctatttctaagagtaggtccccaaaccctctcagcttttgattgtctttgtttgtcattcttggatagttttctatcctcttcagaagagcatcttcaatcacttcaggtgacccatagcagtgttctagtctcctccacaccattgcaagtcctgctgctgcgtcatgaacatgtactgatctgattctttgggcttgctcagtggactctggtcctagccatttgacgagcagatcaagcttttctctgtctgtcagatctaAGTCTTGGGTACCGCTTAGGAAAGATGACTTCCAGGCCCAGTAGTTTTCTGGACGGTCGTCGAATTTCATTAGACCAGCGCTCACTATCTCACGGCGCATCAGGAATCTTGCTACCTCTGTAGCTCTTGCTGCATCTGGTGAATACTTCCTGGGTGTAAACTCAGGGTATGGCTGCGGCTGGTAAGGCTGATGAGGTACTTGACTAAGTCTGCTTTCTTCTCCTCTGTTGTAAGTCTTTCTGCTATAATCCAGACTTGTATTTGCTTGAGGAGGGAGTACATCAGCATCCGTTTGCACTCTTGTCAGGTTGGCAGATTGGTCTCTGAGGATGTGACCACTTGACTTCCTACCCTGAGGTTCTGATTCAGTCTTGCAGTGTTGCGTAGAATCAAAGTTGCTTATTGCTGGTGGAGTCAATGATGGCCTTGGTGTGTCATTGAACTGCTGGTCAGTGTACATGGTTgcttgtgactgtatgtactcacgggtacgttggcttgcgctgaggggtgacatctgggtttctatgtcagcgaactgagcttcggcagcccttgtgagaacttctgcctcggctaaggctgctgcagcgtttttctgctgttgcagtaagtgtaaagatgcttgcacttcagcttttcttctaagtgcttcagcttgttctttcatcaattcagcttttcttctaagtgcttcagattcactttttgcttgttctttcatcaattcagcttcctgctttgcataggacgccattgcacaagctgcctctgctttcgctcttgccttagttgctatggcgctagcggatgacaggctggtggtgcttgagtgtcttgaactatggcgtttaaatcttgatgcatcggcgctaaccgaagttagatttgtttgactggacgctctagacaatgttgtgcacctagatctacttctttgcaaggtgtcttcctctttataggagcattgagggttaactgtcagagtgctgttctctgggttctgcatcttgatttagctggcagcgcagataatgatgatgactggacacagcacagCGGTGTTATAGCACGTGAGAGAATTAGTTTTACTTTCTAGTGCTTCGCGCCCTTACTCCGACACAGACTGTAGGGCAGAAGATTTATGAGTCTTTTTTACTGCTGCGGACGATTCAAAGCTGATTAACTGCTTCTGATAAcgttttaaaagcctttttactataatgtctccgctgtctcgtggacacagcttcacatcaagtttataccgaatctcaaggaaagacacgctggtttgcttaactgatgtaatctttactgagatataatgaaagtgcggtaaaactgtaaaacaaacatatgaaagacaaatataagcatggctattcaagtgccttacattatgcatagctaatacatagatagggtctaacatgtgctcacttactacacactgaaaacacattatctatctacaaatgcctagcatctctctacacaggctaactaacaattccttactcacaggctttggtatttatcagatttgcagtctgtattagctttaagacctgtggatctggtcactgtggtggctggagctggaatgaatgagacatgccggagctagccctatgctttagagagaaggcccgcctctaggcttcaagaaaatggagggtcttaaaggaacagaccctgctgagtgccaagcatgtaaaatacattgcgaaggcagcacaggCACTTTGGGAGACATTATTATGTTGCTATATACAGAATAGAGGACACATTATGgcggcattatatatatatatctataacacAATTATATGGGCACTTTGGGAGACATTATTATGTTGCTATGTACAGAATAGAGGACACATTATGGCGCcactcagtggcgttgctagggttggtgtcacccggtgcggtagaaaatggtgtcacccccatacctcccccctccccccagtaagtttttagcctgttgtgacagacaccactgttgtagctcattgtgagaaattccagtataataatcagatataccagctgccacagaataggaaagtgttaaagaagttttcaccatttaaatatacagctcccagaattacttaaaggggtactccactggaaaacattttcttttatatcaaatggtgccagaaagttaaacagatttttaaattacttctatttaaaatcttaatccttacagtacttataagctgttgtattctccacaggaagttgtgtagttctttccagtctgtctacagtgctctgtctgtccatgttaggaactgtccagagcaggattggtttgctatggggatttgctcctactatggacagttcttgacatggacagaggtgtcggcacagagcactgtggtcagacagaaaataaatttaaaaagaaaagaacttcctgtgaatcacttatacagcagctaataagtactggaaggattacgatttttaagtagaagtaatttataaatctgtttaactttgtagcaccagttgattatatatattttttttccagtagagtactcctttatgcagtggtgaggttatgctgggagttatagtttcactcatcataactgtagaactgacaagtgactacagctctgataggacacagagaggagaatgtacaatgatatcagtgactacaggtgacgtcttctctatagtgaggagaatgtacaatgatatcagtgactacaggtgacgtcttctctatagtgaggagaatacacaatgatatcagtgactacaggtgacgtcttctctatagtgaggagaatacacaatgatatcagtgactacaggtgacgtcttctctatagtgaggagaatacacaatgatatcagtgactacaggtgacgtcttctctatagtgaggagaatgtacaatgatatatgTGACtaaaggtgacatcttctctatagtgaggagaatacagaatgatatcagtgactacaggtggcgtcttctctatagtgaggagaatacacaatgatatcagtgactacaggtgacgtcttctctatagtgaggagaatacacaatgatatcagtgactacaggtgacgtcttctgtatagtctttccttatctaattcagaagaAACATACCgcctgttccagctaaaacttctctctgcagaatgtgacgcccagacgtctcctcactatgtcagcgcattctcatcctctatatgaaaacaagtattattataaacctgccagacactgtatcctctaaatataatactacaatacactatactctttgattataaaccttccatacaccatacccactgaatataatactaccacacactgtacattctgaatataataccaacacatactgtaccctctgaatataccgccacacactgtaccctctgaatataatactaccacatactgtaccctctgaatataaatctgccacatactgtaccctctgaatataaatctgccacacactgtaccctctgaatataaatctggtggtgttgctagtggatgatgggggtgctagtactggggaggtgttgctggaggatgatgagggtgctactggccatccccccctggcagtatcacccccatcatccatcggcaggatcatcctcctgacaggagcacccccatcatccaccatcaggatctgctgatggaggtgctgctgctgggggggtttgctggtggatgataagggtgctactgccaggggggagcattaggtaggcagcagttcccccacttaaggtaggtagcagttcccccacattaggtaggtagcagttccccatattaggtaggtatcagttcccccacattaggtaggtagcagtttccccacattaggtagcatagattacccacatttggtagtaatttccccacattaggtagcacagattccccacattaggtagcacagattccacacattaggtagcatagattccacgcatttggtagtagtttccccccatcaggccgcaggttccccacaataggtcaaagtctccccacattagatcactggttcaaaaaaaaaaacctccccacacacacaaaaaaaacccccacacacacaacacagagacacacacagatagagagagacacacacagtcagagagacacacactcacagagagacacatacacacagtcacacacacacagtcacacaaagacagagagccacacacagacagagatagcgacagacacacacatagagacacacactcacagacacacacacacacactcagacacacagtcacacacagacagacacacaaacagagagagtgagacagacacacactcacttactcacccatccagcgcagcgctccttctctctgggcgctctgcgagtgacgtcacgtcctcctgcgccggccctgcggagggacgtcggaccggcgcaacagaagacgtgggggcgcaggccggctcactgtgcaggtgacgggggtgggggggggctgctagTACGGAGGCGCAACAAGtgagggccggggggggggggatttaatgcTATTACAGACACAGCGCAAGTGGGGGCCGGGGGGGTGCTGCTAGTACGGAGacaggcagcgcaactgaggaccggcggcgtacctggtgtcaccccatcaggatggtgtcacccggtgcgggccgcaccccccgcaccccggtcgcaacgccagtggcgccactatatatatatatctataacacAATTATATGGGCACTTTGGGAGACATTATTATGTTGCTATGTACAGAATAGAGGACACATTATGgcgccactatatatatatatatctataacacAATTATATGGGCACTTTGGGAGACATTATTATGTTGCTATGTACAGAATAGAGGAAACATTATGgcggcactatatatatatatctataacacAATTATATGGGCACTTTGGGAGACATTATTATGTTGCTATGTACAGAATAGAGGACACATTATGGcggcactacatatatatatctataacacAATTATATGGGCACTTTGGGAGACATTATTATGTTGCTATGTACAGAATAGAGGACACATTATGGCggcactatatgtatatatatatatatatatatatatatatatatatatatatatacatatatatatatatatatatatatatatatatatatctataacacAATAATATGGGCACTTTGGGAGACATTATTATGTTGCTATATACAGAATAGAGGACACATTATGgcggcactatatatatatatatataacacaattatatgGGCACTTTGGGAGACATTATTATGTTGCTATGTACAGAATAAAGGACACATTATGgtggcactatatatatatatatatatctataacacAATTATATGGGCACTTTGGGAGACATTATTATGGTGCTATATACAGAATAGAGGAAACATTATGgcggcactatatatatatatctatatatatataacacaattatatgGGCACTTTGGGAGACATTATTATGTTGCTATGTACAGAATAGAGGAAACATTATGgcggcactatatatatatatctataacacAATTATATGGGCACTTTGGGAGACATTATTATGTTGCTATATACAGAATAGAGGAAACATTATGgcggcactatatatatatctataacacAATTATATGGGCACTTTGGGAGACATTATTATGTTGCTATGTACAGAATAGAGGACACATTATCTCTATAACACAATTATATGGGCACTTTGGGAGACATTATTATGTTGCTATATACAGAATAGAGGAAACATTATGgcggcactatatatatatatatctataacacAATTATATGGGCACTTTGGGAGACATTATTATGGTGCTCTGTACAGAATAGAGGAAACATTATGgcggcactatatatatatatatatatatatatatatctataacacAATTATATGGGCACTTTGGGAGACATTATTATGTTGCTATGTACAGAATAGAGGAAACATTATGgcggcactatatatatatatatatatctataacacAATTATATGGGCACTTTGGGAGACATTATTATGTTGCTATATACAGAATAGAGGAAACATTATGgcggcactatatatatatatatctataacacAATTATATGGGCACTTTGGGAGACATTATTATGTTGCTATGTACAGAATAGAGGACACATTATGgcggcactatatatatatatatatatatatctataacacAATTATATGGGCACTTTGGGAGACATTATTATGTTGCTATATACAGAATAGAGGACACATTATGgcggcactatatatatatatatctataacacAATTATATGGGCACTTTGGGAGACATTATTATGTTGCTATATACAGAATAGAGGACACAATATGgcggcattatatatatatatctataagacAATTATATGGGCACTTTGGGAGACATTATTATGTTGCTATATACAGAATAGAGGACACATTATGgcggcactatatatatatatatatatatctataacacAATTATATGGGCACTTTGGGAGACATTATTATGGGGCTATATACAGAATAGAGGACACATTATGgcggcactatatatatatatctatatatctctataacaCAATTATATGGGCACTTTGGGAGACATTATTATGGTGCTATGTATAGAATAGAGGAAACATTATGGCggcactatatatatttatatatatctataagacAATTATATGGGCACTTTGGGAGACATTATTATGGTGCTATGTATAGAATAGAGGACACATTATGgcggcactatatatatatatatatctataacacAATTATATGGGCACTTTGGGAGACATTATTATGGGGCTATATACAGAATAGAGGACACATTATGgcgccactatatatatatatatatctataacacAATTATATAGGCACTTTGGGAGACATTATTATGTTGCTATGTATAGAATAGAGGACACATTATGgcggcactatatatatatatatatatatatatatatatatatctataacacAATTATATGGGCACTTTGGGAGACATTATTATGTTGCTATATACAGAATAGAGGACACAATATGgcggcattatatatatatatctgtaacaCAATTATATGGGCACTTTGGGAGACATTATTATGATGCTATATACAGAATAGAGGACACATTATGgcggcactatatatatatatatctataacacAATTATATGGGCACTTTGGGAGACATTATTATGGGGCTATATACAGAATAGAGGACACATTATGgcgccactatatatatatatatatctataacacAATTATATAGGCACTTTGGGAGACATTATTATGTTGCTATGTATAGAATAGAGGACACATTATGgcggcactatatatatatatatatatatatatatatctataacacAATTATATGGGCACTTTGGGAGACATTATTATGTTGCTATATACAGAATAGAGGACACAATATGgcggcattatatatatatatctgtaacaCAATTATATGGGCACTTTGGGAGACATTATTATGATGCTATATACAGAATAGAGGACACATTATGgcggcactatatatatatatatctataacacAATTATATGGGCACTTTGGGAGACATTATTATGGTGCTATATACAGAATAGAGGAAACATTATGGCGGCACTATATGTACAGCACTGGTTACTGTAGAAGCTTTCGAGGGGGCACTATGAGTATGGGGGATATGAATTTCTACCCTTTGGTCTTAGACAATATTACCCTGTGAAATCCCCTTTAATATCATTAAGGCAGAAATAATCCTCTAAACACCTGATTACCCCAATATGTAGAAATGTGTCAATCAATGAGACCATGTGATCTAGTCATAGGGACGGCTGCCATGTAGGAATCATCCCCtgtagccccgcctcctcattcATCCCATTGGCTAAATAATCCACCAATCAGGATCTTGGTTTCTCTCAGCAGTTTATTATATTATGATGGTTTCTTCCAGTTTCTGCCTCCCCCTAATATCTTTATAGAACCTCCCCATACCCATAATGCAGCATGAAGGGGCTCGGTGAAGGTGGTGGTGAAGGTGTGTAAGTGTCTGATGGGGTCACACAGCTCATAAAAGGACAGCTGCCCGGCCCCATAATCCAGACAGATCCTGACTCTATTACTGGAGACCTGGTGAGGTAACCAGATCTCTTCACTGTCATGTATCACATAATactcatcattattatcattattataccTCCCCAAACCCCAGGACT is drawn from Hyla sarda isolate aHylSar1 chromosome 4, aHylSar1.hap1, whole genome shotgun sequence and contains these coding sequences:
- the LOC130267652 gene encoding uncharacterized protein LOC130267652, which encodes MQNPENSTLTVNPQCSYKEEDTLQRSRSRCTTLSRASSQTNLTSVSADASRFKRHSSRHSSTTSLSSASAIATKARAKAEAACAMASYAKQEAELMKEQAKSESEALRRKAELMKEQAEALRRKAEVQASLHLLQQQKNAAAALAEAEVLTRAAEAQFADIETQMSPLSASQRTREYIQSQATMYTDQQFNDTPRPSLTPPAISNFDSTQHCKTESEPQGRKSSGHILRDQSANLTRVQTDADVLPPQANTSLDYSRKTYNRGEESRLSQVPHQPYQPQPYPEFTPRKYSPDAARATEVARFLMRREIVSAGLMKFDDRPENYWAWKSSFLSGTQDLDLTDREKLDLLVKWLGPESTEQAQRIRSVHVHDAAAGLAMVWRRLEHCYGSPEVIEDALLKRIENYPRMTNKDNQKLRGFGDLLLEIEAAKSSGYLPGLSYLDTACGVDPIIEKLPFNLQERWVTQASRYKKEHRVAFPSFAFLAEFIVDQAETCNDPSFAFLNKRTASSPKVEQKHPTPYKERRATVSVRKTEVSPESAVNQEDSASKKVEEPDKICLIHNKPHPLRKCRSFRSKTLEERKAYLKDNHICFRCCASIQHLAKDCTKTIKCTECNSDKHLSALHPGPPPWKQEVPATQEDHGGEQGESTMPAVTSKCTEICTEQGRPRSCSKICLVKVYPAGFREKAIKMYTVLDEQSNRSLAKTEFFDLFGDKGSPTPYTLKTCSGVVETTGRRANNYIIESLDGKTKVTLPTLIECDEIPDDRSEIPTPEVARHHPHLVRIADQIPALDPDAAIILLLGRDILKVHKVREQYNGPHNAPFAQRLDLGWIIIGEVCLDGLHKPEKVNVYRTHLLQNGRSSCLCPCTNSLHIKERLVNPTHHPSIQRCMEDLASTGDTDELGCKVFERTRDDDKLAPSVEDTLFLEIMDREVFRDKSGSWVAPLPFRSPRHRLPDNKVQAEKRFTSLQHMLQRKPNMKKHFQAFMQKIFDNDQAERAPPLQENQEHWYLPIFGVHHPQKPGQIRVVFDSSAKHKGLSLNDVLLSGPDLNNTLLGVLIRFRKELVAVTADVQQMFYCFLVREDHRDYLRFLWYADNDFNKEITEYRMKVHVFGNSPSPAVAIYNLRRAAQQGERHGQEATQFVMKNFYVDDGLASFSSNEEAINVLKSTREMLAESNIRLNKVASNSNRVMEAFPMEDRAKDLKDLDLGTESPPLQRSLGISWDLKTDSFTFRVSREEKPFTKRGVLSTVNSLYDPLGFVAPIIMQGKALWRQITTEQEQSDGDIPVPEEKEMQWKLWKDSLLELEQLNIPRPYISVSLSATKRREICIFSDASTMAIASVAYLRVIDTEGQSHVGFLMGKSKLAPRPAHTVPRLELCAAVLAVEMADMITTELDIEIHAINFYTDSKIVLGYIHNASRRFYTYVANRVTRIRKSTSPEQWHHICTDKNPADHGTRLVPATALKQTNWFVGPYFLRKPETKENTQVETFQLIEPDQDKEVRPQVTVCRTIVTRDSLGAHRFERFSSWKSLTRAIGKLICLARSSCRATNTDQHSNDHLEQAKVTIIRCVQQEVFKEEIQGLLKKEEISQHNSLKDLYTKQWKQVQSLADIFWKRWRQEYLIIFQPRKKWQDDKPNLQVGDIVLLKDSQAHRNEWPIGLIVRTDPSSDARVRKVEVRIVRQGIPKVYARPISEVVLLLSKG